The DNA region TTCTAATGTAATGGAGGTACAGACATGATTGATGCACAAGGTTTAGTGAATCTTGGTAAAGCTGCAAAGGTGGCTTCACGAGAATTAGGCAAGTTGCCAAGCCAACAAAAAAATGCAGCTTTACTAGCAATGGCCAAGTCTTTACGGGATAACCAAGCGGCTATTTTAGCGGCTAACCAGGCCGATATTGAAAATACACGAGAGGCTGGTCGACGCCCCGAAAGCTTTATTGAACGCATGACCTTAACTGAAATCCGGATTGACGATATGGCCGCTGGTTTTGAAAAGGTGGCGAATTTGCCGGATATTATCGGGCAAACGGATGAAATGTGGTTTACTGAAGATGGCATTGAGATTGGGAAGAAACGTGTACCACTTGGGGTTATTGGGATTATTTTCGAATCACGCCCAAATGTAACAGCAGATGCTACTGCCCTAACCTTTAAAGCCGGTAATGCGGTCATTTTACGTGGGGGTAGCGAAACGATTCAATCCAATTTGGCTATTATTGAAGCCATTAAAGCTGGTTTATCAGAAGCTGGCGTAACAACCGATGCGGTCAACTTGATCGACAATCCTGACCGGGTTTTAGCGACTCAATTTATGCAGATGAACCAATACTTGGATGTGTTAATTCCACGTGGTGGTGCATCCTTAATTCAAAATGTCGTGAAAAATGCGACTGTGCCAACGATTGAGACCGGTATTGGAAACGACCACCTGTACGTGCACGAAGCGGCTGATTTAGAAAAGGCTTTAGCCATTTTGAAAAATGGGAAGCTGCAGCGGGTTTCAGTATGTAACGCTTTAGAAAATCTACTAGTCGACGAAAAAGTCGCGGAAGCCTTTTTGCCACAAATTGTTGAATCCTTTAAAGCAGACAAGGTCGTGGTGCACGGAGACCAAAGAACGCGGGAAATCTTGCAAGGGAAAATCGATATCTTACCTGTAAATGAGGAAGATTATGCGACGGAATTCTTGGCTTATGAAATTGCGATCAAGGTGACTTCTGGCTACAATGAAGCGGTTGAACATATCCAAACTTATTCATCTGCCCATACGGAAGTGATTGTAACCCAAGACTACTCTATAGCTCGTCAATTCGTGGATGATATTGATGCTGCTGCAGTGGTTGTTAATGCCTCATCTCGCTTTACAGATGGCGATAAATTTGGTTTCGGTGGCGAAATTGGGATTTCAACTCAGAAATTGCATGCCCGCGGACCAATGGGTATTGAAGCTTTAACGACTTATAAATATGTGATTTATGGCGACGGGCAAATCCGTCAGTAATCACCATACGATAACAGAAACGTGCGTACTGGATGATCCTATCTGGTACGCTTTTTCGTGGTATAATGGGCGTAAATATTTTTAATAAGGAGCATTTCATGACCAAGCGCGTTTTATTTATACTGACTGGTGGGACCATTTCGGCTCAAGATTCTGACCATGGACTTGTTGCTGGGACCATCAACCAAGAACTAACTGAAATTCTAGCGTCTTCTGGATTAGACTTTACTTATCATGCAGTCAACCTGTTGTCTATCGATTCAACTAATATGCAACCGAAAAATTGGCTACAGATGGCCCAAGTGATCCAGGACCAATACGAAACCTATGACGGATTTGTTATAGTTCACGGGACAGATACCATGGCTTACGGCGCTGCTGCCCTATCTTACCTGGTTCAAAATAGCGCCAAACCGATTGTCTTTACTGGGTCTCAAGTGCCCCTGTCAAAAATTGGCAACGATGGCGTGAAAAATATTCTAGACGCTGTAACCTATGCCATTTCTGACCAAGCTTACGCTATATCAATTGTATTCCATGGAGAAGTTTTGCTGGGCACCCGGTCACGCAAAGTACGGTCTCGGTCTTACCAAGCTTTTCAAACCATAGATTTCGCCAACCGGGCAGTTGTCCGGTCACAAAGGGTTTTACCTATCTTAAACCAATCTAGTGATTTAGGGCCAGTTAAATTCTACAACCAACTGAATCCGCGCGTGGGTTTGATTAAATTAACTCCCGGCCTTCCAGCTCAAGTCATTGAAGCCTATTGTAACTTGGTGGATGTCATCGTTATTGAAGGTTTTGGGATTGGTGGGATTCCGCAATTAACCGCTCTCGATTATGCAGGGCAAATTCGGGCAGCCGTTAACCAAGGAAAATATGTGATTTTAACCACGCAGGTCCCGATGGAAGGGTCTGATTATGAGGTCTATGCAGTTGGTCAGTCAATTCTAGGGGAAAAGCATATTATTGAAACAGCCAATATCACCAGCGAAGCCCTAGTCATGAAGGCTATGTGGGCACTTGGGAATTCGGAAGATTTTGACCAGTTCAAAGCTATGATTCAACGTCCCGTTGATTATGACTATCTGAAGTAGAAAAATAACAGGTGTACCTTTTTGATCTAATTGGGTGCACCTGCTTTATTTATTTGGGTATTTTTTTTGATCGATTTAGATTTATTGGTAGCTTTATCCGTATTTATTTCCTTGCCTGTCTTCATAAGTGTAAGAACGAACCATGTATAATTCTTTATCGTATCCTGGTACATAATTAGGTGATGCACAAATACCATTTTCGTCAACCTTATTTGAATATTCACTTTGCAGATGTTGTTGTAAGTCCTTATGATGAGAATTATACAGCAAAAAGATAACGGTTTTAATAGTGGTTTGTATTCTTTTACACAAAGAAAAAGAGCTGAATTTGTGATTTTCAGCTCCTTGTAATTTTATATATTCATAATGTTAGATTGCAATCGTTGATTTAAACTAGTTGTTTTTCGAATTTTTTTCAATTCAGGAATCACTAGTTTTTCTTAGTATATTTCTTCACTTCAGGAATGACCTTTTCACCTAGTAAATCAATGGTCCGTTTGATTTTATCTATCGGAACGCCACCCATATCAATTTGGCCGATATACCGGTCCATACCATAGACTTCATATTGGTAGATCAATTTATCAACAATCATTTCTGGACTTCCTGCCATCATGGTGTCTTGAACCGACCGGGCTTGTGCAAATTGTTGTTTAGGGAAAATAGACCCATTTGAATGTAAGAATGATGATTTTACATGGGGGTAGAATTCCGCCAAAGCTTCTTGACCTGTAGGGGCAATATACATAGGGCTAGCTGTAGTTAAAGGATAGGTTGTTGGGTCTATACCTAGATTGGCTAATTCTTCATGATAGGCCTCTACAGCCGGATAAAAGGCCATAGCTGGTCCAGCCAAAGTAGTTAGGACCATCGGGATACCCGCACGTCCTGCTTTCACTGCAGAAGCGGGTGATCCACCAACCCCGCGCCAAATTGGAATGAAGTTGTCTTTTGGTTTAGGGTAAATTTCCGCCTGGTTTAAACGGTGGCGGAATTGCCCTTCCCAAGAGATTTTTTCACCCTTTTCAACTTGCTGGTTGATGTAATTTAATAATTCAAATTTTTCTTCGAACAATTCTTCATAGTTGCGTAATTCATAACCTAATAGTTCAAATAAACCAATTCGAGAGGCACGACCACCTACTAATTCAACTCGACCGTCAGAAATTAAATCTAAAGTAGCGAAGTTTTCGTAAATTCGAACCGGGTCAGATGTCGACACAACAGTTGATGAAGAGGATAATTTAATCTTACTCGTCGCTTGGGCAATAGCCCCTAAAATGACTGCATGGGCTTGAGAGACAAAATGCTCTTGGTGAGATTCACCAAGGGCAAAAATATCTAAGCCTGCTTGTTCAGCGTGCTGAGCTGTTTCGATTAATTCTTGAACTCTTTTTTGTTCCCCTACCCCTTGGTTGGTATGTGGGTTGGGGGCATAATCACCTAAAGAATACAGGCCAAATTGCAAGCCTTCATTTGGTTTAAAACCAAACTTCTCTTTCATTGTTGTCATCATTATTCTCCGTTCATTTTTGAATATTTTTTTAGATAGCTCTATTATAATTTCAAATCCGAATTAACACAAGATTTTAGCTTACAATTTGTTAGTTAGGAAACTTTCTGTTAGTAAGACACCATTCATTTTCCAATCAGACGAATAAAGACCTTATTTATTGAAATCGAACAAGTTCAAGCCGGTTTCTGCTTCGTCTTTAGACCGTTCCACTTCACCAGAAATCATATGAACAAAAATTTCACCGGTACCTGAAATAATGGCTTCGTTCAAGTGACCACCAACTACTGACCCATCTGCACGACCAAATGTAGCATGTAGGTGGTTATATTGTTCGCCGTCCATCATCGACATATTGCCATTCAATGAAGTTAACTCTAACTCTTCACTTAATTCGTTAGGACTGTATGAACGCTCTGCCACATTGTATAGGCTGTATTTCACCTGGTCACAAGCGCCAATCCCTTGAACAGTTGCTAAAGATATTTTCTCACGCTTAGCTAATTCTGCCAAGGTAGTAATAATCTCTTCGCCTCTATCAAGTCGTACAACTAACACATCACCAAATCGTCTATAATCCATTCGTACATTCTCCTTTGCCGAAATTCACAAGTTATTTTACTTCTCCGACTAGGATAACACACTTAGAATCAAAAGCATTATCAAAAGCCATACCAAAAACCAATCGAAATCCCTGGCCGTCTTGACTAAACCGATTCGCAAGCGCAAAAAAAGAGATAGACCCGAAAGCCTATCCCTTAGTTTGAAATCTATTATTTGCTTGTTTCGCTTTGACCATAA from Aerococcus urinaeequi includes:
- a CDS encoding glutamate-5-semialdehyde dehydrogenase, with amino-acid sequence MIDAQGLVNLGKAAKVASRELGKLPSQQKNAALLAMAKSLRDNQAAILAANQADIENTREAGRRPESFIERMTLTEIRIDDMAAGFEKVANLPDIIGQTDEMWFTEDGIEIGKKRVPLGVIGIIFESRPNVTADATALTFKAGNAVILRGGSETIQSNLAIIEAIKAGLSEAGVTTDAVNLIDNPDRVLATQFMQMNQYLDVLIPRGGASLIQNVVKNATVPTIETGIGNDHLYVHEAADLEKALAILKNGKLQRVSVCNALENLLVDEKVAEAFLPQIVESFKADKVVVHGDQRTREILQGKIDILPVNEEDYATEFLAYEIAIKVTSGYNEAVEHIQTYSSAHTEVIVTQDYSIARQFVDDIDAAAVVVNASSRFTDGDKFGFGGEIGISTQKLHARGPMGIEALTTYKYVIYGDGQIRQ
- a CDS encoding asparaginase; translation: MTKRVLFILTGGTISAQDSDHGLVAGTINQELTEILASSGLDFTYHAVNLLSIDSTNMQPKNWLQMAQVIQDQYETYDGFVIVHGTDTMAYGAAALSYLVQNSAKPIVFTGSQVPLSKIGNDGVKNILDAVTYAISDQAYAISIVFHGEVLLGTRSRKVRSRSYQAFQTIDFANRAVVRSQRVLPILNQSSDLGPVKFYNQLNPRVGLIKLTPGLPAQVIEAYCNLVDVIVIEGFGIGGIPQLTALDYAGQIRAAVNQGKYVILTTQVPMEGSDYEVYAVGQSILGEKHIIETANITSEALVMKAMWALGNSEDFDQFKAMIQRPVDYDYLK
- a CDS encoding LLM class flavin-dependent oxidoreductase, with the protein product MTTMKEKFGFKPNEGLQFGLYSLGDYAPNPHTNQGVGEQKRVQELIETAQHAEQAGLDIFALGESHQEHFVSQAHAVILGAIAQATSKIKLSSSSTVVSTSDPVRIYENFATLDLISDGRVELVGGRASRIGLFELLGYELRNYEELFEEKFELLNYINQQVEKGEKISWEGQFRHRLNQAEIYPKPKDNFIPIWRGVGGSPASAVKAGRAGIPMVLTTLAGPAMAFYPAVEAYHEELANLGIDPTTYPLTTASPMYIAPTGQEALAEFYPHVKSSFLHSNGSIFPKQQFAQARSVQDTMMAGSPEMIVDKLIYQYEVYGMDRYIGQIDMGGVPIDKIKRTIDLLGEKVIPEVKKYTKKN
- a CDS encoding PPC domain-containing DNA-binding protein; translation: MDYRRFGDVLVVRLDRGEEIITTLAELAKREKISLATVQGIGACDQVKYSLYNVAERSYSPNELSEELELTSLNGNMSMMDGEQYNHLHATFGRADGSVVGGHLNEAIISGTGEIFVHMISGEVERSKDEAETGLNLFDFNK